A genomic segment from Eremothecium gossypii ATCC 10895 chromosome III, complete sequence encodes:
- the GPI14 gene encoding glycosylphosphatidylinositol-alpha 1,4 mannosyltransferase I (Syntenic homolog of Saccharomyces cerevisiae YJR013W (GPI14)) has protein sequence MKREECLLVLAGLLARVGFFSYGIYQDAHFAVKYTDIDYHVFHDAARYVAQGNSPYLRDTYRYTPLLSWMLVPNHWLQWVHFGKFIFVLFDLLAGVMVMNLLGKCGRRRKLILASLWLLNPVVITVSTRGNAESVMAFLIMWFLVHLRNRQFALSGFVYGVAIHFKIYPIIYALPISIYIRSSEGSRWFLRLLTMGIATLATLVGCGIGMYYIYGWEFLEHAYIYHFTRTDHRHNFSLWNMLLYLDSSGVVPTTINWAEFAFLPQLFICAAVTYVLWEAPTFQNMQCVLFLQTFAFVTYNKVCTSQYFIWYLLFLPSFLLDTTLSGAKGIFLIFLWVGTQAWWLYNGYLLEFEGKNMFYPRLFSACVTFFLANVYLLAQFILDCRRRNYQTNIKKTN, from the coding sequence ATGAAAAGGGAAGAGTGCTTGCTTGTGCTTGCTGGGCTATTAGCAAGGGTGGGGTTCTTCAGCTATGGCATATATCAAGATGCACACTTCGCTGTGAAATACACAGATATCGATTACCATGTGTTTCACGACGCTGCGCGCTACGTTGCGCAGGGGAACTCCCCCTACCTTCGCGATACATATCGCTACACGCCGCTCCTGAGCTGGATGCTCGTACCAAACCACTGGCTTCAATGGGTTCATTTTGGTAAGTTCATCTTCGTCTTGTTCGATCTTCTCGCTGGAGTCATGGTAATGAACCTGCTCGGGAAGTGCGGGAGGCGCCGCAAGCTGATACTAGCCTCGTTGTGGCTATTAAACCCGGTTGTAATTACAGTCAGTACGCGGGGAAATGCCGAGTCAGTTATGGCCTTCCTCATCATGTGGTTCCTGGTACACTTGAGAAATCGGCAGTTCGCGCTGTCAGGTTTTGTATACGGCGTCGCAATACACTTTAAAATATACCCAATCATCTATGCGCTGCCTATTTCTATCTATATACGCTCGAGTGAGGGCTCGAGATGGTTCTTAAGGCTTCTGACCATGGGAATTGCGACACTGGCGACTTTGGTCGGGTGCGGTATTGGCATGTATTACATTTATGGATGGGAGTTTCTGGAACACGCATACATCTACCACTTTACTCGTACCGATCATAGACATAATTTTTCTCTTTGGAACATGCTGCTATACCTCGATTCAAGCGGAGTCGTTCCTACCACCATTAATTGGGCGGAGTTTGCCTTTTTGCCGCAGCTCTTCATCTGTGCAGCTGTCACCTATGTTTTGTGGGAGGCTCCTACGTTCCAGAATATGCAGTGTGTGCTGTTTCTACAGACTTTTGCCTTCGTGACCTACAACAAGGTGTGTACCTCCCAATATTTCATTTGGTATCTCCTCTTCCTTCCATCATTCCTTCTTGATACTACGTTATCTGGAGCCAAGGGCATATTTCTGATATTTTTATGGGTCGGTACACAGGCGTGGTGGCTTTATAACGGCTATCTACTGGAGTTTGAAGGTAAGAACATGTTTTACCCAAGACTCTTTTCCGCCTGTGTCACCTTTTTCCTAGCCAATGTGTATTTGCTAGCCCAATTCATCCTGGATTGCAGGCGCCGCAACTACCAGACGAATATTAAGAAGACTAACTAA
- the SKI6 gene encoding exosome non-catalytic core subunit SKI6 (Syntenic homolog of Saccharomyces cerevisiae YGR195W (SKI6)) — protein MFKTEIYSPEGLRLDGRRWNELRRFECSINTHPTAADGSSYLEQGNNKLITLVTGPHEPALRSQVNPSKATLTVTVNMTKFAAAERSKTGHKNERRILEMQTALVRTFEKNVMLQLYPRTAIDVQVHVLQNDGGVLGSMINGITLALIDAGIAMYEYISGISVGLYDTTPLLDLNRLEEQAMSCFTLGVVGKSEKLSLLLVEDKVPLDRLESVMSLGIAGTHRVRDMMDKVLRQHGKIRLENSVAN, from the coding sequence ATGTTTAAAACTGAGATCTACTCGCCTGAGGGCTTACGTTTGGATGGGCGTCGCTGGAACGAATTGCGGCGGTTCGAATGCTCTATCAATACACATCCCACTGCGGCGGATGGCTCATCGTACCTGGAGCAGGGGAATAACAAGCTCATAACGCTGGTTACTGGACCCCATGAGCCAGCATTACGCTCGCAGGTGAACCCTAGTAAGGCCACGCTAACTGTCACCGTGAATATGACCAAATTCGCCGCGGCGGAGAGAAGCAAAACTGGACACAAGAATGAAAGACGCATCCTAGAAATGCAAACAGCCTTGGTACGTACTTTTGAGAAGAACGTAATGCTGCAACTGTATCCACGGACAGCCATCGATGTGCAGGTTCATGTACTGCAGAATGACGGAGGAGTGTTAGGCTCGATGATCAATGGTATCACACTTGCTCTAATAGACGCAGGAATTGCCATGTATGAGTATATCAGTGGTATTTCTGTCGGACTCTATGATACCACGCCACTCCTGGACTTAAATAGACTAGAAGAACAGGCCATGAGCTGTTTTACCCTGGGTGTGGTGGGCAAGTCCGAGAAGCTTTCTCTACTGCTGGTTGAGGATAAGGTACCGCTGGATAGGCTAGAGAGTGTAATGTCACTTGGAATTGCAGGCACACACAGGGTACGGGATATGATGGACAAGGTCCTGAGGCAGCATGGTAAGATAAGATTAGAAAACAGTGTAGCAAATTAA